Below is a genomic region from Fusobacteriaceae bacterium.
CCACGCTCTCGAGGATCGTATCGAGAGACAGCGGCAGAATGACCCGCGCCACGGTCAGATACCAGGGAACGCCCATGATTTCGGAGATATACTCATATTCCTGATCGATCCGCTTGAGCTTCGCGGTCATGGCCAGAAAAGGCGAAGCGAAAAAGTGAATGATATTGGCCAGGACCAGGATCCCCGAAGTCCCGTAGAGAAAGCTCCGCAGGCCCGATTTGGCGTTGAAAAAAGCGATATAGGCGAGGCCTATGGTCATGCCCGGGATGGCGTTCGGTAAAACGGATAAAAAATATCCTGTTTTTCGAAGCCAGAAGAAGTTTCGCTCCCGCTGGACCGCGTAGGCCGTGAAAAAGCAGAGCGTCGTCCCCAAAAGGGCCGTAATACCGGCCAGAGCCACACTGTAGGCGAGGATGCTCCAGACGCTTTCCCCCATCACCGTAAACTGCCAAGAGCGGAAACTCAGCGTAAAATCATAGGGCCAGTTCCGGATCAGGGAGGCGAATACGATGGTCCCCCCGAAGACGAGGATGGCCGCCGCGAAACCCCAGTTGAAGAGCGTGTAAAAACCGTCCCGCCAGGGATTTTTCCGGATGATGTAGCGGGTCGCCATGGCGTCGATTTTGGCGCTCTTGTTCCGGAGCAGCAATTCCGCGAAAAAAGCCAAAAGCGTCAGCGAAATCAACAGCGCCCCCACGGTTGCGCCCATGGGAAAATTCTGCTGTCCGATGACCTGCTTGTAGATGTCGGTAGCCATGACGTTGTAGTTGCCGCCGACGACCTTGGGCGCGCCGAAGTCCGTAAAGCACAACGTGAAAGCCGAAAAGCAGCAGGTGATGACCGTATATTTCACATTGGGGACCGTAATCGAAAAAAAGCGCTTGAGGATCCCCACCCCCATGATTTCCGCCATCTCATAGGTGCGGAAATCCTCGGCGTGAAAGGCCAGGGCCAGCATAAAGAAAACGACCGGAAACACATAGACGGTCTCGGCCAGGACGATCCCCCAAAAGCCGTAGATCGGAAATCCAAATCCGAAGAGTCGCGTCAGAAGCCCCTGTCTCCCGAGGAGATAGATCAGGGCGATGCCGTGGGTCATGGAGGGGACGAAGAGCGGCGCGCTGGCGATGCCGCGCAGTATGGTCTTGCCCCGGATATGGGTCCGTTCGATGCCGAAGGCGTACAAAAAAGCGAGGCCTACGGTCACGGTCGTTACCGTAAGAGAAACCGCAAGGCTGTTTTTGAGCGAAGCGGCCGTGGCCGGCGAAGTAAAATAGCGGGCAAAATTCCGAAAGCCGATCCAATTTCCGGCCCCGTCCTGAAAGGCCCGCAAAAAAAG
It encodes:
- a CDS encoding ABC transporter permease subunit, whose protein sequence is MDKNAASKFFLSAILVAFLALGLLFPAATLFLRAFQDGAGNWIGFRNFARYFTSPATAASLKNSLAVSLTVTTVTVGLAFLYAFGIERTHIRGKTILRGIASAPLFVPSMTHGIALIYLLGRQGLLTRLFGFGFPIYGFWGIVLAETVYVFPVVFFMLALAFHAEDFRTYEMAEIMGVGILKRFFSITVPNVKYTVITCCFSAFTLCFTDFGAPKVVGGNYNVMATDIYKQVIGQQNFPMGATVGALLISLTLLAFFAELLLRNKSAKIDAMATRYIIRKNPWRDGFYTLFNWGFAAAILVFGGTIVFASLIRNWPYDFTLSFRSWQFTVMGESVWSILAYSVALAGITALLGTTLCFFTAYAVQRERNFFWLRKTGYFLSVLPNAIPGMTIGLAYIAFFNAKSGLRSFLYGTSGILVLANIIHFFASPFLAMTAKLKRIDQEYEYISEIMGVPWYLTVARVILPLSLDTILESVAYFFTNAMTTVSAAIFLYTARTRVISVMMVSKSDSGDVEYAVAISVMIMLVNILFKCGFTYLGRFVRRK